CGCGAGGTTCGCCTCCGGGCCTCGGTGGCGCCCGGGTTCGCGATGGCCGACCGGCTGGAGGCGCTGCGTGCCGCGGTGACCGCGATGAACATGCCCCCTGCCTACACCACGCGCATTTCCGGCCGGGGGCGGGAGCTCGAACGGACGTTCGGCGAGTTCGTATGGGCCTTCGCCCTGTCGATCGTCTTCATGTACATGATCCTCGCCTCGCAGTTCGAGAACCTGGTCCACCCCTGCACCATCCTGCTCTCCATCCCGCTCTGCGTTCCCTTCGCGCTGCTGTCGATCTGGCTCACGGGGAACACCTTGAACCTCTACTCGGCGCTCGGGATCCTCGTCCTGTTCGGCGTGGTCAAGAAAAACGCCATCCTCCAGATCGATCACATGAACAGCCTGCGGGCGGGCGGGATGGACCGGGCGGCGGCGATTCTCCAGGGGAACCGGGACCGGCTTCGGCCGATCCTCATGACGACGCTCACCTTCGTGGCCGGCATGCTCCCGCTGGCCGTCGGCTCCGGCCCGGGCGCCGAGGAGCGACGCGTGATCGCCGTCGTCGTCATCGGCGGCCAGACGCTCTCGCTCCTGCTCACGCTGCTCGCGACGCCGGTCGTCTACTCGCTGCTGGACGACCTGGCCCTCGTCCTCCGGCGAAGCAAGGGATCCGCCTCCCCATCCCCCGGACAATAGGGCAGTCCGGCAATCGGCTTACGGCGGGGCCACCGAGCCGGCGTAGAACACTTCGCACTTCCCCCCAAGGATTTTTTTCGCCTGCTTGAACAGCTTGAGCACCGGCCCCGCGACGGTCTGGATGACGTTCACCTTTTCCACCTCCGGTTTCAGGAAAGAGCCGCGGATCCTCTGGCGCACCTTGACGCATCCCTTCCCGTCGATCACCGCCACGGTGACATCGTTGAACCGTTCGTTGGGGAAATCGAGACTTCCGACGAGCGCGACCCGGTGCTGGTTCGTCGCCATCGCCACGTCCTTCGCCTGGGCAACGCCGCGTTCCACTCTCCAGTGGGAGATGAGCGTCCGGATCCTGCTGCTGCCGCCGGACCCCCGGAAAAGGCTCGCGAAGTTATATCCCTTCGTGATGAGCGGGGCGAAGGGGCCGGCGATGAAGAAGGCGCCCACGTCGACGAGGTTGAAGCTCTGGCTGGCCTCGTATCGGTTGAACACCTTGTCGAGGTCGACGCCGTCGAGCGTCAGGTTCTCGCCACGAAGGGAGACCTCGCCGTCCGCGGTCCGCTTCATCTCGTTCGCTGTCTTTCCCCGCATCGACAAGGTGGCGGAGAGGTCCATCGGCCCTTCCGCGGCCTTCTTCGGCGACAGGCCCTTGAGGAACGCCTCGATGCGGAACTTCGACAGGGTGTAGCGGACGCGGTAATGGGGGGCGGCGCCCGAAAGGTCCGCCCGGAGGCTCCCCGACCCATGCCCTCCGAAGAGGCGCATCGTGACCGGATGGAGATCGAGGATGCCGTCCTTCCCGGTCACGGCGGACTTCAGGTCGGAGACGACGAGGCCCTCTGTCCTGACCTCCCCGATCCCGGCGGTCCCCGAAAATGAAATCCTGCGGAAAAAGTCGGCCTTGCCGTCGCCCCCGACGGCGAGGTTGTCCACGCCCAGGGCGATCCGGTCCGCCTCCATTTTCCCGCCGGGTCCGGAATAGACGAGCCGGGCCACCGTGACGGGGTGAATCTTATACAGTCCGTCCTTCCCCTCGATCCGGAGTTTCAGGTCCGAGACCGCCAGGCTCCCCTTGCGGAACTCCTTGCAGGCGAACTCCGCCGCAAAGGAAAGGTGCTTCGGGAGGTCCGGGCTCTTCTCTCCGGTGAGCTGCAGGCGGCTCACTTCCAGGTTGAAGACCCCGGCTTCGAGTGCTTCCCCGGTTTTTTTCTCCGCATAGAAGAGGGCGGCGTCCGAGAGGGAAATTTTCGCCACGTCCAGGGAGAATCGCATCCCCTTGGCCCCCTCGGCGGTCTTCCTCCCGGCTTCCCCCTCCGGTGTTTCGAAGTTGAATTTTCCGTCGCGGTCCTGGTCGATGGAGATCCGGGGCTCCCTCATCTTTATCTTTACAACCCGGATTTCCTTGTGGAGGAGGGGGGGAAGCTCGATTCCGAGGAAGGCCTTCTTCGCGGAGGCGACGTCCGCCCCCCGGTTCCGGATGCGCAGATCCTCCACCGTGATACGGAAGCCCGGGAAGAGGCCGATCCCCAGCCTGCCGCCGATGCGGACCTCCATCCCCAGTGCGTCGGAGAAGGCCGCCTCCAGCCGGGGCTTGAGCGTGTTCACATCCACGAAGAGAACCAGCGCGACCGCCGCCAGGATGAGAAGCGCAAAGATCCCCCCGGCCGCGAAAAGGGCGATTTTCCGTTTGTTGGCCATCCGTTTCCCCCTTTACCGGATCATTGCACGATGACGTCGGAGGGTTCCCACGACGGTCAAACAAAGCGCAAGCCACGCTGACCCTGCCGCCATGCCC
The bacterium DNA segment above includes these coding regions:
- a CDS encoding AsmA family protein; translation: MANKRKIALFAAGGIFALLILAAVALVLFVDVNTLKPRLEAAFSDALGMEVRIGGRLGIGLFPGFRITVEDLRIRNRGADVASAKKAFLGIELPPLLHKEIRVVKIKMREPRISIDQDRDGKFNFETPEGEAGRKTAEGAKGMRFSLDVAKISLSDAALFYAEKKTGEALEAGVFNLEVSRLQLTGEKSPDLPKHLSFAAEFACKEFRKGSLAVSDLKLRIEGKDGLYKIHPVTVARLVYSGPGGKMEADRIALGVDNLAVGGDGKADFFRRISFSGTAGIGEVRTEGLVVSDLKSAVTGKDGILDLHPVTMRLFGGHGSGSLRADLSGAAPHYRVRYTLSKFRIEAFLKGLSPKKAAEGPMDLSATLSMRGKTANEMKRTADGEVSLRGENLTLDGVDLDKVFNRYEASQSFNLVDVGAFFIAGPFAPLITKGYNFASLFRGSGGSSRIRTLISHWRVERGVAQAKDVAMATNQHRVALVGSLDFPNERFNDVTVAVIDGKGCVKVRQRIRGSFLKPEVEKVNVIQTVAGPVLKLFKQAKKILGGKCEVFYAGSVAPP